Proteins from one Vibrio coralliirubri genomic window:
- a CDS encoding winged helix-turn-helix domain-containing protein — protein MLSLFIEHSGSDLTSAFILEAIWESTRAKSSVATAVKNLRAQLGDSSEQPKFIQTQVMKGYAYIGETQALTEAEYQSLITRHASLWSKAASWVQHNKAFFIHNLIRFACVLFIGWNLVGLYHNGAFSRLVTEPTIAPPIPMLIHQNAETPSDHDIQICQSLLIEAQQSALFDTLPLHRESSAPTLPRLFWRDHNKEVLVCHLSPLK, from the coding sequence TTGCTATCACTTTTCATTGAACATTCAGGTTCTGACCTCACATCAGCGTTTATTCTTGAGGCCATTTGGGAAAGTACGCGTGCAAAATCGAGTGTCGCCACCGCAGTAAAAAACTTGCGTGCACAGCTGGGAGATTCGAGCGAACAACCAAAGTTCATCCAAACTCAAGTGATGAAGGGCTACGCCTATATCGGAGAAACTCAAGCGCTCACTGAAGCAGAATATCAATCATTGATTACTCGCCACGCTTCGTTATGGTCAAAAGCAGCAAGCTGGGTTCAGCATAACAAAGCCTTTTTTATTCATAACCTTATCAGGTTCGCATGTGTTCTGTTTATCGGCTGGAACTTAGTCGGCTTATACCACAATGGCGCATTCAGCCGTCTAGTCACCGAGCCCACTATCGCGCCACCTATCCCGATGTTAATCCATCAAAACGCTGAGACGCCAAGTGATCACGATATTCAAATCTGCCAATCACTACTGATTGAAGCGCAGCAGAGCGCACTCTTCGATACTTTACCGTTACATCGTGAAAGCTCTGCACCAACACTGCCGAGATTGTTCTGGCGAGATCACAATAAGGAGGTGCTTGTATGTCATCTTTCACCACTAAAGTAA